The DNA window TGCTCGTCTTTCATGAGGCGAAGCTGGCGCAGTTTTTCTTCGGCATCCCGCCATTGGACGTTGGGAAACAGCGCCGAGAGCCGCTCGAAGCGGGCGAATGACAAATCGTTTTTTTCGACGGCAATCGAGACGGCCTTGATGTCGCGCGCTTCGAGATGGCGGCGGATCTCGTCCCACGGATCGGTGCTGTCGTCATAGCCGATCACCGCCCCCTCCCAGCCCGTGCGGCGGGCGCGGGGAGCTTCCATTTGCGGACAGACGAGCATGGGCTCGCCGTCAGGAAAAACGAGAAGCGCGAGCAGCCGCTCGTGCGGGTCGCACCAAAATCCGCTTAAATAAAAGACGTTGGCGCTTGACGTGATCAAGGCGAATGAACTATGTTGTTGTTGAAGCCAGGAGGAAAATGCTTGCAGCCGTTGATTCATCGTTCCATTCCTTCCTTTTTTGCTATGGTTTATTTTGAGCGTACCAAGAAACAGGCAACTTGTAAATGGACAAGCGGGAAAAGAAGGAAATGGACGCGCGGCGGCGAACCATGTTTAGGTGGAAAGGAGAGATGTAACTATGAAAATCAGTTACCATGGCCATTCGGTCGTCCGCATTGAAACGAACGGGAAAACGATTTTGATCGACCCGTTCATTACCGGCAACACGACGACCGATTTGAACGCGGCGGATGTAAAGGCGGATGTCATTTTGTTGACGCACGGGCATGGCGACCATGTCGGCGACACTGTTGACATCGCCAAACGAAACAATGCGCTTGTCGTGGCGACGTTTGAACTGGCGACGTATTTAAGCTGGCAGGGCGTCGAGACGTTCGGCATGAACATCGGCGGGGCGCGCCAGTTTGATTTTGGCACCGTCAAGTTTACGCAGGCGTTTCACAGCTCCGGCTTTGTGACCGATGACCAACAAATCATTTATTTAGGCATGCCGACCGGCATTTTGTTCACCGCCGAAGGCAAAACGGTCTACCATGCCGGCGACACCGGGCTGTTTTCTGACATGAAGCTGATCGGCGAGCGCCATTCAATCGATGTGGCGTTTTTGCCGATCGGCGACAGCTTTACGATGGGGCCGGAAGACGCGGCGGTCGCCGCCGAGTGGCTCGGTGCAAAACTGGTCGTGCCGATCCATTACAACACGTTCCCGCCGATCGCCCAAGACCCCGAGCGGTTCATCTCGCTCCTTCCGCCGGGCGTCGGCCGCGCATTAAAGCCGGGCGAAAGCATCGAGCTGTAAAGCAAACGGGGCTGACCCAAAAGGTCGTCTGCCCTCAAGATAGGCATAACATACAGTGCGGCAGAATCAGTCAGCGCGTATATATAGCAACGAAAGAGGGTGTCCCGGTCCTTTTGGGACACCCTTGTTGTTTCAATAAATGTTCCGCTCTAACAATTCCTCTTTGCGATATCCTTGGCTTCCTGAGTCACCATTCCCTCCTCCTGCATCGCTGTCGGAGAAATCATCATCCTCATCGCTATCATAGTAGTGATCGGAGTCGTCATAACTAGAGCTCTGACTCGCTTGATATCCTTTTTGGCTCGGAAGAAATAGAAAACAGCCGGTCACAATGATTATGGTGCCGAAAAATCCGTAATCGGCAAACACAAGGTAAATCCCCAGTAAAAGAACGAGCGCGTTGGCTACTCGAACAATGGTTTTTAGTTCCCTTCCCCCTAGTGTAAAAAATGGTGTTAATAGTAAATATGACTATTCGCCTCTAGATCTGTTGATTCATGATGAAACAAGATGAACATGCCGCAGGCAGAGGACGGGAAGATCACCGCTGCGGCCTGCCTAACCGTTGAACCCCCGCCGCCGCCACCGTTATAATAGAAAGTAACAATGCGTAAAGGGTGAAGGACTGTTGGCGACAAAACATGAACAAATTTTAGAATACATTCATCAGCTGCCGATCGGCGAGAAAATTTCCGTCCGCCAGATCGCCAAAGAAATGGGCGTGAGCGAAGGAACGGCATACCGGGCGATCAAGGACGCGGAAAACAAAGGATATGTGAGCACGATTGAGCGCGTCGGCACGATTCGGATCGAGAAAAAGCGGAAGGAAAACATTGAAAAGCTGACGTATGCTGAAGTCGTCAACATTGTCGACGGGCAAGTGCTCGGCGGGAAGGAAGGGTTGCATAAAACGCTGAACCGCTTTGTCATCGGCGCGATGCAGCTCGAGGCGATGATGCGCTATACCGGGGCGGGCGATTTGTTGATTGTCGGCAACCGGACGAAGGCGCATGAACTCGCGCTTCAGGCTGGGGCGGCAGTGCTCATCACCGGCGGGTTTGATACGGCCGACCACGTCAAAAAGCTCGCCGATGAGCGGCAGCTGCCGATCATCTCGACAAGCTACGATACGTTTACCGTGGCGACGATGATCAACCGTGCCATTTACGACCAGTTGATCAAAAAAGAAATTGTGCTCGTCGAGGATATTATTATCCCGCTGGAAAAAACAGCGTACTTGCGCGTCGATGATCCGGTCGAGCGGTGGTATGCGTTAAACAAAGAAACGCGCCACAGCCGCTTTCCGGTCGTCGATGACGATTGGAGAGTGCAAGGGATTGTGACGGCGAAAGACGTGCTTGATATGGATCGCCAGCTGCCGATCGAAAAAGTGATGACGAAGCAGCCGATTACGGTGAACGGAAAAACGTCGGTCGCTTTTGCCTCCCACATTATGGTATGGGAAGGGATCGAACTCTTGCCCGTTGTCGATGACCACCACCGGCTGCAAGGAATCATCAGCCGCCAAGATGTGTTAAAAGCGCTGCAGATGGCACAGCGCCAGCCGCAAGTCGGCGAGACGATCGATGATCTCGTCACCGCTCAGTTTCGCGAGTCAGGAGACAAAGAGACGCTGTTTCGCTGCTCGATCACCCCACAAATGACGAACTATTTAGGGACGCTCTCATACGGCGTGTTTACGACGATCGTCACCGAGGCGGCGGCGCGGATGCTGCGGGCGTACAAACGCGGCGATTTAGTGATGGAAAGCATCACCATTTATTTCATCAAGCCGGTGCAAATCGACAGCACGGTCGACGTGCAGGCGAAACTGCTTGAGCTCGGGCGCAAGTTCGGGAAAGTGGATGTCGAGGTGTATAACGAAGGGGCCATCGTCGGCAAGGCGATGATGATGTGCCAGCTGATCGACCGATAGACGCCGAAGGCGCGATCATCGGTGCGGCCATCCTTTAGAGGGGGCGGATGGGACAGTTCGCTCACCGGCACGAACATTGTCCTTTTAAAGGAAAAGGAGCGCACGCATGACCATGCTGTCTGCTGTGCACTCCTTGATTTCTACACCCGTTTCGCCGCTTCTTCCGCTTCTTTGACCGCCTGCGGCAAATAATGGCGGTAGGCGCGATAGCCGGCCCAAACGCTGCCAAAGCCCAGGGCGATAAAAATGGCGGAGACGATGTACGTCACCGTTGTCGAATACAAAAACAGTTGGTTGATGCCGAACAACGCGACAAACAACCCGAGCGCCATGCTCGATTTCGCCGAGAAAAACTGGCGCTCGATCGGACGACGGGCGCGGACATAGCGGATTTTATAATAGACGTAAAACGAAAAGGAAAATATAATGAAAATAACCAATGCTGGCATCGCTGCTCCCTCCGTTGTCCATTTCTTTTTCCATTGTACATAGAAACGGAAAAAAAGGCCAGCGGTTGAAAATGACAGGTGATCCAAAAGGGGAAGAACAATGAGAGAACAATGCCAAGAAATTTTAGATGTCATTCGCCAATTTGATACGATCATCATTCACCGTCATGTGCGCCCGGATCCGGACGCATACGGGTCGCAAGGCGGATTGGCGGCGCTGCTTCAGGCGTCGTTTCCGGAAAAGCGGGTGTATGCGGTTGGGACAGATGACCCGTCGTTGTCGTTTTTGCGGAAAATGGATGCCATTGACGATGCAGTCTATGAACAGGCGTTGGTCATCGTCTGCGACACAGCCAACGAGGAGCGGATTTGCGACAGCCGCTACCGGCTCGGGCGGAAGCTCATTAAAATCGACCACCACCCGAACGACACGCCGTACGGTGACATCATGTGGGTCAATCCAGATGCCAGCTCGACGAGCGAAATGATTTACGAGCTGTATTTGACTGGGAAAGATCAAGGGCTGACGATGACGACTGAGGCAGCGCGCTTGATCTACGCCGGTATTGTCGGGGATACGGGCCGCTTTATGTTTCCGCGCACGAGCGAAAACACGTTTCGTTACGCCGGGGAGCTCATTTCGTACGGCTTTTCGCTCACGGAATTGTACGACGGATTGTATCGAACGAGTTTGCCGCTTGCCCGTTTAAGCGGCTATGTACTGTCGAACTTTACGGTCGAGGAAGGAGTGGCGGCCGTCAAAATGCCGCGGGCGCTCCTTGAAGAGTACGGCGTCACCCCGCCCGAGGCGTCGCAGCTTGTCGGACTGCTCGGCAATATCGACGGCATTGTCGCCTGGGTGTTTTTTATTGAGGAGGAGAAGGAAATTCGCGTCCGCTTCCGCTCGAAAGGGCCGATCATCAACGTTGTCGCCAAACGGCACGGCGGCGGTGGACACCCGCTTGCGGCCGGCGCTTCCATCGCGTCATGGGAAGAAGCGGACCGCGTTGTCGAAGACGTGAAAGCCATCTGCCGAGGCGAGCGGTAAGGGAACATGGCCGTTCTTCTAGACAAAGAACCATATGCGCCGATGCGGCAATGAGAAAAGGTGTCCCGACGCTTTGGGGGCACCCTCTTTTGCCGCCGACGGGCAATGGCGCGCAGCCAGGCGCCTGGTTACGGGAGCGGCGTTAATTTTACTTCGACAGCTAAGACGGTGTAAATGGTGAGTGTGTGAATTTGGAGCCGATATGGTTTTTCGTGGATTGTATACGTTTTGTTTTCGATGGCCCGCTTGATCAATTCGCGGCTGTTGTACACTGTTTCAATATCCTTTGTAATTAAATGGGACAAGTCTTCTTTGACGCTGTCTTCGATGCGGAACGTCGTGTACGAGTCAAGTTTGTATTGCTCGGCGTTGGCGAGATGAACGGAAACGTCTTGCACGGTCAGCTTTTTTTTCATTTCTTTGTTGTAATGGATATAGTCTTCTTGCCAAATGCGGATTTCATTTTGCAAATCGGCGATCTGCTCGTTGAGCTCGTTGACATGCCGCACTTGTTTTTCCTGCAGGACGCCGAAAATATATAAAAAGACAAACCAGCTAATCAGCGCTCCGATCGCTGCGCCGGCGAAAAAGCGCTGCCATGAGGGGGATTGGTAATACGGAGGAATTCTCATGGCGAAATGTGCTCCTGCGTCAGCCACGTAATGATCGCTACCCCTGTTTGCGCGCCGCCCATGGCGGACAAAATAAGCAAAAATTGCCGTACGATATCTTTCGTTTCTCCAAGAAACAGCCCTCGCTCGACGACGTAAAACGTATCAAACGTCCCGCCGATGGCGGCCACCACCGCCCAAATGCGCAAATCGCCGGCGAACCGATACATGGCGGTCAGCGGTT is part of the Geobacillus sp. 46C-IIa genome and encodes:
- a CDS encoding YtrH family sporulation protein, with amino-acid sequence MNEKVAFLPAFIQSYFIAVGVLLGGAMIGALGAFLSGGQPLTAMYRFAGDLRIWAVVAAIGGTFDTFYVVERGLFLGETKDIVRQFLLILSAMGGAQTGVAIITWLTQEHISP
- a CDS encoding CBS domain-containing protein, with translation MATKHEQILEYIHQLPIGEKISVRQIAKEMGVSEGTAYRAIKDAENKGYVSTIERVGTIRIEKKRKENIEKLTYAEVVNIVDGQVLGGKEGLHKTLNRFVIGAMQLEAMMRYTGAGDLLIVGNRTKAHELALQAGAAVLITGGFDTADHVKKLADERQLPIISTSYDTFTVATMINRAIYDQLIKKEIVLVEDIIIPLEKTAYLRVDDPVERWYALNKETRHSRFPVVDDDWRVQGIVTAKDVLDMDRQLPIEKVMTKQPITVNGKTSVAFASHIMVWEGIELLPVVDDHHRLQGIISRQDVLKALQMAQRQPQVGETIDDLVTAQFRESGDKETLFRCSITPQMTNYLGTLSYGVFTTIVTEAAARMLRAYKRGDLVMESITIYFIKPVQIDSTVDVQAKLLELGRKFGKVDVEVYNEGAIVGKAMMMCQLIDR
- a CDS encoding bifunctional oligoribonuclease/PAP phosphatase NrnA, which gives rise to MREQCQEILDVIRQFDTIIIHRHVRPDPDAYGSQGGLAALLQASFPEKRVYAVGTDDPSLSFLRKMDAIDDAVYEQALVIVCDTANEERICDSRYRLGRKLIKIDHHPNDTPYGDIMWVNPDASSTSEMIYELYLTGKDQGLTMTTEAARLIYAGIVGDTGRFMFPRTSENTFRYAGELISYGFSLTELYDGLYRTSLPLARLSGYVLSNFTVEEGVAAVKMPRALLEEYGVTPPEASQLVGLLGNIDGIVAWVFFIEEEKEIRVRFRSKGPIINVVAKRHGGGGHPLAAGASIASWEEADRVVEDVKAICRGER
- a CDS encoding YtpI family protein — translated: MPALVIFIIFSFSFYVYYKIRYVRARRPIERQFFSAKSSMALGLFVALFGINQLFLYSTTVTYIVSAIFIALGFGSVWAGYRAYRHYLPQAVKEAEEAAKRV
- the ytrI gene encoding sporulation membrane protein YtrI encodes the protein MRIPPYYQSPSWQRFFAGAAIGALISWFVFLYIFGVLQEKQVRHVNELNEQIADLQNEIRIWQEDYIHYNKEMKKKLTVQDVSVHLANAEQYKLDSYTTFRIEDSVKEDLSHLITKDIETVYNSRELIKRAIENKTYTIHEKPYRLQIHTLTIYTVLAVEVKLTPLP
- a CDS encoding metal-dependent hydrolase, which gives rise to MKISYHGHSVVRIETNGKTILIDPFITGNTTTDLNAADVKADVILLTHGHGDHVGDTVDIAKRNNALVVATFELATYLSWQGVETFGMNIGGARQFDFGTVKFTQAFHSSGFVTDDQQIIYLGMPTGILFTAEGKTVYHAGDTGLFSDMKLIGERHSIDVAFLPIGDSFTMGPEDAAVAAEWLGAKLVVPIHYNTFPPIAQDPERFISLLPPGVGRALKPGESIEL